From the genome of Halomonas sp. I5-271120, one region includes:
- the rsmD gene encoding 16S rRNA (guanine(966)-N(2))-methyltransferase RsmD: MKQRRSPSSRSRRQGKAQSNRSNAGRRDAGRLRIIGGDYRRRTLPVLDHPGLRPTPGRVRETLFNWLANATAGARVLDLFAGTGALGLEALSRGAREALFIEQSAPVARALESNIATLGANGRVITADAKAVLGDALGGDADPFDLVFLDPPFRQDLAEESCRRLVDGGLLATGAWVYLEVEAELTPSVPEGWMLHREVRAGDSSGRLYRLP, encoded by the coding sequence ATGAAACAACGTCGATCCCCCTCATCACGCTCCCGCCGCCAGGGAAAGGCCCAGAGCAACCGCTCAAACGCCGGCCGCCGGGACGCCGGCCGCCTGAGAATCATCGGCGGCGACTATCGCCGCCGAACGCTTCCGGTGCTCGACCACCCTGGACTGCGCCCGACGCCGGGCCGGGTCCGCGAAACCCTGTTCAACTGGCTGGCCAACGCCACCGCTGGCGCACGGGTGCTAGACCTCTTCGCCGGCACCGGCGCGCTGGGCCTCGAAGCCCTCTCGCGCGGCGCGCGGGAGGCGCTGTTCATCGAGCAGAGCGCCCCGGTCGCGCGGGCGCTTGAGTCAAACATCGCCACCCTGGGAGCTAATGGCCGCGTCATCACCGCCGATGCCAAGGCCGTTCTCGGCGACGCGCTCGGCGGCGATGCCGACCCCTTCGACCTGGTCTTCCTGGACCCGCCCTTCCGCCAGGACCTGGCCGAAGAGAGCTGTCGCCGACTGGTCGACGGCGGCTTGTTGGCCACTGGCGCCTGGGTCTATCTGGAAGTCGAGGCCGAGCTGACGCCCAGCGTGCCGGAGGGCTGGATGCTGCATCGGGAAGTGCGTGCCGGCGACAGCAGCGGACGGCTCTACCGTCTGCCCTAG
- a CDS encoding cell division protein ZapB, with protein MSIELFNQLEQQVSNAVEAIEMLKMEAEELREENTRLKQEHDEWEQRLSGLLAKFQALDTGDSSDTNAS; from the coding sequence ATGAGCATCGAACTCTTCAATCAGCTCGAGCAGCAAGTCAGCAATGCCGTCGAAGCGATCGAAATGCTGAAGATGGAAGCCGAGGAGCTGCGCGAGGAGAACACCCGACTCAAGCAGGAACACGACGAGTGGGAGCAGCGGCTGAGCGGCCTGCTAGCCAAGTTCCAGGCACTCGACACGGGCGACAGCAGCGACACCAACGCCTCCTGA
- the rimI gene encoding ribosomal protein S18-alanine N-acetyltransferase has product MSAEPQVMVLTPDWHEAVVAVEQAGQPHPWSARQLAEALAAKDHQVVGVVGSRGNGDELLGFAVLACLPFEAELQAITVAPAARRQGVAKALLERLIATATDWGSERLLLEVRASNAQALGLYRGLGFIEEGRRRGYYPAAEASSLREDALLMGRGL; this is encoded by the coding sequence GTGAGTGCCGAGCCACAGGTAATGGTCCTGACCCCCGACTGGCATGAGGCCGTGGTGGCCGTGGAGCAGGCCGGTCAGCCTCACCCCTGGTCGGCGCGTCAGCTCGCCGAGGCGCTTGCTGCCAAGGATCATCAGGTCGTCGGTGTGGTGGGCAGCAGGGGCAACGGCGATGAGCTTCTGGGTTTCGCCGTGCTGGCCTGCTTGCCCTTTGAAGCCGAACTTCAAGCGATCACCGTGGCACCCGCGGCACGTCGCCAGGGCGTGGCAAAAGCGCTGCTCGAACGGCTGATCGCCACGGCGACAGACTGGGGCAGTGAACGGTTGTTGCTTGAGGTGCGGGCGAGCAATGCGCAGGCGCTGGGGCTCTATCGGGGACTTGGCTTCATCGAGGAGGGGCGGCGTCGCGGTTATTATCCCGCCGCAGAGGCGTCATCGCTGCGCGAGGATGCGCTGCTGATGGGGCGTGGGCTCTAG
- a CDS encoding BolA family transcriptional regulator, with protein sequence MSVQARIEDTLKTLEPAHMTVENESHMHNVPANSETHFKVTLVSERFAGLMPVKRHQMIYALLADELAGPVHALALHLYTDEEWQNRGEARPDSPNCRGGGRS encoded by the coding sequence ATGAGCGTTCAGGCGCGCATCGAAGACACGCTTAAGACCCTCGAACCGGCCCATATGACGGTCGAGAACGAGAGTCACATGCACAATGTGCCAGCCAACTCCGAGACTCACTTCAAGGTCACCCTGGTGTCCGAGCGCTTCGCTGGGCTGATGCCGGTCAAGCGTCACCAGATGATCTATGCGCTGCTGGCCGACGAGCTGGCAGGCCCGGTGCATGCGCTGGCACTGCATCTCTACACCGACGAAGAGTGGCAGAACCGCGGCGAAGCACGCCCCGACTCACCCAACTGCCGGGGTGGCGGTCGCTCGTGA
- a CDS encoding MFS transporter — protein sequence MNRLFETRPVDDGLPGPQRRLAMLVLVLGTLMAVLDGGIVNIALPTLARELDVSESRAVWITNIYQLVSASTLLAFAALSRLIGRHRLYIGGLGVFTLASLACALSNSFEWLLGSRMVQGLGAAAMLSIGPSMYRVIFPTRLLGSAIGLGALVVAFGIAFGPSLGGGILYLASWPWLFAINVPIGIAALALAQRALPREAREAGRFDWPGALLSMVMVSGFVFALDRVGHGNASTAVLLPLAVSLGCLVLFVWRQRRAVSPLVPLVIFREPRFSVAAMISMLAFIAQGASFVGLPFLFQSGMGMSPIAAALLFTPWPLALMLTGPFAGRLADRFNPTLISSLGLAIFLLGMLSLAMLGDAVVSTDIVWRVALCGIGYGIFQAPNNREMIGSVALKYSANASGVLASVRTFGQALGTAMVGMMLALSAGSLSLALWVCCACVVVALMLSLWRMPLARCGRAA from the coding sequence ATGAATCGACTGTTCGAGACTCGGCCCGTGGACGATGGTCTGCCCGGCCCGCAGCGCCGTCTGGCGATGCTGGTCCTGGTGCTGGGCACCCTGATGGCGGTGCTCGACGGGGGTATTGTCAACATCGCGCTGCCGACCCTGGCGCGTGAGCTCGACGTCAGCGAATCCCGCGCGGTGTGGATCACTAATATCTACCAGTTGGTGAGTGCGTCGACGCTGCTGGCGTTCGCGGCACTGAGCCGGCTGATCGGCCGCCATCGTCTATATATCGGCGGGCTAGGCGTGTTCACGCTGGCGTCATTGGCCTGTGCGCTGTCGAATAGCTTTGAATGGTTGCTGGGCTCGCGGATGGTGCAGGGCCTCGGCGCGGCGGCCATGCTGAGTATCGGCCCGTCGATGTATCGGGTGATCTTTCCGACGCGCCTGCTGGGGTCGGCGATCGGTCTGGGGGCGCTGGTGGTGGCTTTCGGCATTGCCTTCGGACCGTCGTTGGGCGGTGGCATTCTCTACTTGGCGAGCTGGCCTTGGCTCTTCGCCATCAACGTGCCGATCGGTATCGCCGCGCTGGCGCTGGCGCAGCGCGCACTCCCCCGCGAGGCGCGCGAAGCGGGGCGCTTCGATTGGCCCGGTGCGCTGCTGTCCATGGTCATGGTCAGCGGCTTCGTGTTCGCTCTCGACCGGGTCGGCCACGGCAATGCCAGTACCGCTGTGCTCTTGCCGCTCGCGGTGAGCCTGGGATGTCTGGTGTTGTTCGTCTGGCGACAGCGTCGGGCGGTGAGCCCGCTGGTGCCGCTGGTGATCTTTCGCGAGCCGCGCTTCAGCGTGGCGGCGATGATCTCGATGTTGGCGTTCATCGCCCAGGGAGCCTCATTTGTCGGCCTGCCCTTCCTGTTCCAGAGTGGGATGGGCATGAGCCCGATCGCCGCGGCGCTACTGTTCACGCCCTGGCCGCTGGCGTTGATGCTCACCGGCCCGTTCGCTGGCCGCCTGGCGGATCGCTTCAACCCGACGCTGATTTCGTCGCTGGGGTTGGCGATCTTTCTGCTTGGCATGCTGTCGCTGGCGATGCTCGGCGATGCGGTGGTCTCCACGGACATCGTCTGGCGCGTGGCCCTGTGCGGGATCGGTTATGGCATCTTCCAGGCGCCCAACAACCGCGAAATGATCGGTAGCGTGGCGCTCAAGTACAGCGCCAATGCCTCCGGCGTGCTGGCCTCGGTGCGCACGTTCGGCCAGGCGCTGGGCACGGCGATGGTGGGTATGATGCTGGCGCTGTCGGCCGGCTCGCTGTCTCTGGCGTTGTGGGTGTGCTGCGCCTGCGTCGTGGTAGCCCTGATGCTCAGTCTGTGGCGGATGCCGCTGGCGAGATGTGGCCGCGCGGCCTGA
- the lysS gene encoding lysine--tRNA ligase, which yields MAHQDPTSPDENHLIAERRAKLAERREHAQRTGASAFPNDFRRDSLAATLDAELGDKEKAELEALDRQAAVAGRIMRKRGPFIVIQDSSAQIQLYVDKKGLPAEVLEDIKGWDIGDIVAGRGPVHKSGKGDLYVMMREAKLLTKSLRPLPDKFHGLTDQEARYRQRYVDLIMNQDSRRTFEVRAGVIASIRRFFETRGFMEVETPMLQSIPGGATARPFMTHHNALDIDMFLRVAPELYLKRLVVGGFERVFEINRNFRNEGLSTRHNPEFTMLEFYWAYADYLDLLDLTEEMIRNAANEVLGTTTLEYQGTTFELSKPFKRLTMRQAILEHGEGIQDADLDSLEAASALAKRLGIEVNEGWGLGKLHTEIFEEVAEEKLEQPTFITAYPAEVSPLARRNDEDPFVTDRFEFFIGGREIANGFSELNDAEDQAERFKAQVAEKDAGDLEAMYYDADYVRALEYGLPPTAGEGIGIDRLVMLFTDSASIRDVLLFPAMRPEVD from the coding sequence ATGGCCCATCAAGATCCCACTTCGCCCGATGAGAATCACCTGATCGCCGAGCGCCGCGCCAAGCTGGCCGAGCGCCGCGAGCATGCGCAGCGCACCGGCGCGAGCGCCTTCCCCAACGACTTCCGCCGCGACAGCCTGGCCGCCACGCTCGATGCCGAGCTTGGCGACAAGGAGAAGGCCGAACTCGAGGCGCTGGACCGTCAGGCGGCCGTGGCCGGGCGCATCATGCGCAAGCGCGGCCCCTTCATCGTCATCCAGGATTCCTCCGCTCAGATCCAGCTCTATGTCGACAAGAAGGGCCTGCCCGCCGAGGTGCTCGAGGACATCAAGGGCTGGGATATCGGCGACATCGTTGCCGGTCGTGGCCCGGTGCATAAGTCCGGCAAGGGCGATCTGTACGTGATGATGCGCGAGGCCAAGCTCCTGACCAAGAGCCTGCGCCCGCTGCCCGACAAGTTCCACGGCCTCACCGACCAGGAAGCCCGCTACCGTCAGCGCTACGTCGACCTGATCATGAACCAGGACTCGCGGCGCACCTTCGAGGTGCGGGCCGGCGTGATCGCCTCGATCCGTCGCTTCTTCGAGACTCGCGGCTTCATGGAAGTCGAGACGCCGATGCTGCAGTCGATCCCCGGTGGCGCCACCGCGCGGCCCTTCATGACCCACCACAATGCGCTGGATATCGACATGTTCCTGCGCGTGGCGCCGGAGCTGTACTTGAAGCGTCTGGTGGTCGGCGGCTTCGAGCGGGTCTTCGAGATCAACCGCAACTTCCGTAACGAGGGGCTGTCTACCCGGCATAATCCCGAGTTCACCATGCTCGAGTTCTACTGGGCCTATGCGGACTATCTCGACCTGCTCGACCTGACCGAGGAGATGATTCGCAACGCCGCGAATGAAGTGCTTGGCACCACCACGCTCGAGTACCAGGGCACCACCTTCGAGCTTTCCAAGCCCTTCAAGCGCCTGACCATGCGTCAGGCCATCCTCGAGCACGGCGAGGGCATTCAGGATGCCGACCTCGACAGCCTCGAGGCCGCCAGTGCCTTGGCCAAGCGGCTCGGTATCGAGGTCAATGAAGGCTGGGGGCTTGGCAAGCTGCACACCGAGATCTTCGAGGAAGTCGCCGAGGAGAAGCTCGAGCAGCCGACCTTTATCACCGCTTACCCGGCCGAGGTCAGCCCGCTGGCGCGTCGTAACGACGAAGATCCCTTCGTCACCGACCGCTTCGAGTTCTTCATCGGCGGCCGTGAGATCGCCAACGGTTTCTCGGAGCTCAACGACGCCGAGGACCAGGCCGAGCGCTTCAAGGCCCAGGTCGCCGAGAAGGACGCCGGGGATCTGGAAGCCATGTACTATGACGCCGACTATGTGCGCGCTCTCGAGTACGGCCTGCCGCCGACCGCCGGCGAAGGCATCGGCATCGACCGGCTGGTGATGCTGTTTACCGACAGCGCCTCGATTCGCGACGTGCTGCTGTTCCCGGCGATGCGCCCCGAAGTCGACTGA
- the prfB gene encoding peptide chain release factor 2 (programmed frameshift), whose protein sequence is MLETNPIHTQIKDLSERTDVLRGYLDYAEKKDRLEEVTRELEDPNVWSDPDYAQKLGKERASLEAVVETIETLEQGLADNGDLLELAEMEEDQDTVDEVSRELAGLQESLAKLEFRRMFSGEMDENNAYLDIQAGSGGTEAQDWGNILLRMYLRWAEHHGFKADIIEVSAGDVAGIKSATIHVQGDHAFGWLRTETGVHRLVRKSPFDSGGRRHTSFASVFVSPEIDDSFEVDINPSDLRTDTYRSSGAGGQHVNTTDSAVRITHEPTGIVVACQNQRSQHANRDQAMKMLKARLYEREMQERNAAKQQAEEAKADIGWGSQIRSYVLDDQRIKDLRTGVQSSNCEKVLDGDLDQFIEASLKQGL, encoded by the exons ATGCTAGAGACCAACCCGATTCATACTCAGATCAAGGACCTGTCCGAACGGACAGACGTCCTGAGGGGGTATCTT GACTATGCCGAGAAGAAAGATCGGCTAGAAGAAGTGACCCGCGAGCTCGAGGACCCCAACGTCTGGAGCGATCCGGACTATGCCCAGAAGCTCGGCAAGGAGCGGGCCTCGCTGGAAGCCGTCGTCGAGACCATCGAAACGCTCGAGCAGGGCCTGGCCGATAACGGCGACCTGCTCGAACTCGCCGAGATGGAAGAAGACCAGGATACCGTCGATGAGGTCAGCCGTGAGCTGGCCGGACTGCAGGAGAGCCTTGCCAAGCTCGAGTTCCGTCGCATGTTTTCTGGCGAGATGGACGAGAACAACGCCTATCTCGATATCCAGGCCGGCTCCGGCGGCACCGAGGCCCAGGACTGGGGTAACATCCTGCTGCGCATGTATCTGCGCTGGGCCGAGCACCACGGTTTCAAGGCCGATATCATCGAAGTCTCCGCGGGGGACGTGGCGGGCATCAAGTCGGCGACGATCCACGTTCAGGGCGATCACGCCTTCGGCTGGCTGCGCACCGAGACCGGCGTGCATCGCCTGGTGCGCAAGAGCCCGTTCGACTCCGGCGGCCGTCGCCATACCTCTTTTGCCTCGGTGTTCGTGTCCCCGGAGATCGATGACAGCTTCGAGGTCGATATCAATCCCTCGGACCTGCGCACCGACACCTATCGCTCCAGCGGCGCCGGCGGTCAGCACGTCAACACCACTGACTCGGCGGTGCGTATCACCCACGAGCCGACTGGTATCGTGGTGGCCTGCCAGAACCAGCGCAGCCAGCACGCCAACCGTGACCAGGCCATGAAAATGCTCAAGGCCCGGCTCTACGAGCGTGAGATGCAGGAGCGCAACGCCGCCAAGCAGCAGGCCGAGGAAGCCAAGGCCGATATCGGCTGGGGCAGCCAGATCCGTTCCTACGTGCTAGACGACCAGCGGATCAAGGACCTGCGCACCGGCGTGCAGTCCAGCAACTGCGAGAAGGTCCTCGACGGGGATCTGGATCAGTTCATCGAAGCCAGTCTCAAGCAGGGGCTGTGA
- a CDS encoding OmpP1/FadL family transporter — MHYKTNKLAIAVTIASASLVASQAFAAGFQVREQSAKTLGNALSNAAAGAEDVSFMAYNPAALGNIDGNEVSIGVAAINADFELQDAEASPASAPSVSYDQGGSRQGGENAVVPSFAIKTRASERIDLGLAIFSPYGLATKYDEDWIGRYHAIETELATIDIQPTVNFRVTDRWSVAAGLIAEYGDATISNAIDLGGQGQLNNVPGASAGANDGKAEVTGDDWGYGFTLGTLFQVTDKTRLGLSYRSQIDLTLDGDVDYSSDDPVGKQILAGANAQGRLQDGGGTADISTPANANIGIYHQLTPRLALMANASWTDWSSFKELTVKFDGGGESSTTENWEDAWAYSVGANYALTDKWLLRTGVGYDETPVPSAEYRTPRVPDADRTWAALGATYQATQNFGVTAGYMRVFGEGGNIDQDGSKAENENKGSLSGQYDVSADVFALSMDYRF, encoded by the coding sequence ATGCATTACAAGACCAACAAGCTCGCCATCGCCGTTACCATTGCCTCTGCCAGCCTGGTCGCCAGCCAGGCCTTCGCCGCCGGTTTCCAGGTGCGCGAACAGAGTGCCAAGACCCTGGGCAACGCCCTCTCTAACGCCGCCGCCGGTGCCGAAGATGTCAGCTTCATGGCCTACAACCCGGCCGCCCTTGGCAATATCGACGGCAACGAGGTATCCATTGGGGTTGCCGCCATCAATGCGGACTTCGAACTGCAGGATGCCGAGGCCAGCCCTGCCAGTGCGCCATCCGTCAGTTATGACCAGGGCGGCTCCCGCCAGGGCGGCGAGAACGCCGTGGTGCCAAGCTTCGCCATCAAGACCCGGGCCAGCGAGCGCATCGACCTGGGCCTGGCGATCTTCTCGCCCTACGGGCTTGCCACCAAGTACGATGAGGACTGGATCGGCCGCTATCACGCCATCGAGACCGAACTCGCCACCATCGATATCCAGCCCACCGTCAACTTCCGCGTCACCGATCGCTGGTCGGTGGCGGCGGGCCTGATCGCCGAATATGGCGATGCCACCATCTCCAATGCCATCGATTTGGGTGGGCAAGGGCAGCTTAATAATGTGCCCGGAGCAAGCGCTGGTGCCAATGATGGCAAGGCGGAGGTCACCGGGGATGACTGGGGCTATGGCTTCACCCTGGGCACGCTTTTCCAGGTCACCGACAAGACCCGGCTGGGCCTCAGCTACCGCTCCCAGATCGACCTGACCCTCGATGGCGATGTCGATTACAGCAGCGACGATCCCGTTGGAAAGCAGATACTGGCCGGTGCCAATGCTCAAGGGCGGCTTCAAGACGGCGGAGGCACCGCCGACATCTCGACGCCGGCCAACGCCAATATCGGTATTTACCACCAGCTGACGCCCAGGCTTGCCCTGATGGCCAACGCCAGCTGGACTGACTGGAGCTCCTTCAAGGAGCTGACCGTGAAGTTTGACGGCGGTGGCGAAAGCTCCACTACTGAGAACTGGGAAGATGCCTGGGCCTACTCGGTGGGCGCCAACTATGCGCTGACCGACAAGTGGCTGCTGCGCACCGGTGTCGGCTACGACGAGACGCCGGTGCCGAGCGCCGAATACCGCACCCCGCGAGTGCCGGATGCCGATCGCACCTGGGCAGCGCTGGGTGCTACCTATCAGGCAACCCAGAACTTCGGTGTTACCGCGGGCTATATGCGTGTCTTCGGGGAGGGGGGCAACATCGACCAGGACGGCAGCAAGGCCGAGAACGAGAACAAGGGCAGCCTGTCCGGCCAGTATGACGTGTCGGCGGACGTGTTCGCCCTGTCGATGGACTACCGCTTCTGA
- a CDS encoding MerR family transcriptional regulator yields MKVSDLAKAAGVTAETVRHYTRESLLAPTRDPSNGYHCFDAQDLERLAFIQRARTLGFSIKEVRDILAHADHGDSPCPLVRDLLAHRLPEIRGRIRELEALATRMEQALDAWADMPDGTPDGHSLCRLIESLPAPSTDKAGSATAKEEA; encoded by the coding sequence ATGAAAGTCAGCGATCTGGCCAAGGCCGCCGGCGTGACCGCCGAAACGGTACGGCACTACACCCGTGAGAGCCTGCTGGCCCCGACCCGGGACCCCAGCAACGGCTACCACTGCTTCGATGCACAGGATCTTGAGCGGCTGGCCTTTATCCAGCGCGCCCGCACTCTCGGGTTCAGCATCAAGGAAGTCCGCGACATCCTGGCCCATGCCGACCACGGCGACTCGCCCTGCCCGCTGGTGCGCGACCTGCTGGCCCACCGCTTGCCGGAAATTCGCGGGCGCATCCGTGAACTCGAGGCCCTGGCCACGCGCATGGAGCAGGCACTGGATGCCTGGGCCGACATGCCCGATGGCACCCCCGACGGCCATAGCCTGTGCCGGCTGATCGAAAGCCTGCCCGCCCCATCCACCGACAAGGCGGGCTCCGCCACCGCCAAGGAGGAGGCATGA
- a CDS encoding heavy metal translocating P-type ATPase, producing the protein MTQHNEPTTTAHMLERQVSGMNCQGCVSTMRKAIQAEDPDADVTGTPADKRLEITTRLEGERVDALLEEAGYPADEAPKANAYERQITGMNCQGCVSTMRKAIQAEDPDAEITGTPAEKRLEITTRLDGRRVDALLEEAGYPANEHPDTASPADDANAETPQSDTTPETEASASSDHPTSDQTSSVRLSLSGMTCASCVKSVQQALDRTPGVTAAEVNFASHTAQVRGSASAQSLVEAVESAGYGASPIEDLRQAEARRAENDQQAYRQRRRGSLLALALAVPLMIAMFFHHPVLSGAERGVWALIGLATLGVLAGPGRHFFVSAAKALRHHEANMDTLVAMGTGTAWLYSMTVVAFAPWLPEAAHNLYFEASIMIVGLILAGNALELRARGQTSEALGRLLDLQSSTARVIRDGEEQDIDIDAVRMGDRIRVRPGERLPVDGEVEDGESHVDESMLTGEPQEVAKAVGDEVSAGTVNGRGSLIYRATRVGADTRLGRITDQVARAQGSRPPIGALADRVAGVFVPTVMIIAVATALAWFNLGPEPRVLHMLITATAVLIIACPCALGLATPLSTMIGVGKAAEHGVLIRNGEALQLASRLTTVVVDKTGTLTEGKPRVTEAKFLDAHGDEAKALGFVAGLEQGSEHPLAAALLAHAEQAGASPSSVKDFTSVTGGGLKATTEQGQALLLGNARLLEEEGIDLAPGQATVERLEGQARTVVQLAVDGRLIAVFGISDPLREDSRAAVQRLQADGLKVVMLTGDNAHTAAAIGREVGIDEVRAGLLPEDKHREIERRQAAGEVVGMVGDGINDAPALAQANVGFAIGQGTDVAIESAGITLMRSSLHGVADAIEISRATLANIKQNLWGAFGYNSLCIPIAAGVLYPATGWLLSPMIAAAAMSLSSVTVVTNANRLRRFRPSFEATPAASAPSSPSPDTNTQEARS; encoded by the coding sequence ATGACCCAGCACAACGAGCCGACAACAACGGCACATATGCTTGAGCGCCAGGTCTCCGGCATGAACTGCCAGGGCTGCGTCTCGACCATGCGCAAGGCCATCCAAGCCGAAGACCCGGACGCCGACGTCACCGGCACACCTGCCGATAAGCGCCTTGAGATCACGACACGCCTCGAGGGCGAACGAGTGGATGCGCTGCTCGAGGAAGCCGGCTACCCCGCCGATGAGGCGCCGAAAGCCAACGCTTATGAGCGCCAGATCACCGGCATGAACTGCCAGGGCTGCGTCTCGACCATGCGCAAGGCCATCCAGGCCGAAGACCCGGACGCCGAAATCACCGGCACACCTGCCGAGAAGCGCCTCGAGATCACGACACGGCTCGACGGCAGACGGGTGGATGCGCTGCTCGAGGAAGCCGGCTACCCCGCCAATGAGCATCCCGACACAGCCAGTCCGGCGGACGACGCCAACGCGGAAACGCCGCAGTCAGATACCACGCCAGAGACGGAAGCGTCGGCGTCAAGTGACCACCCCACGTCCGACCAAACCAGCAGCGTACGGCTGTCGCTCTCCGGCATGACCTGCGCCAGCTGCGTGAAGAGCGTGCAGCAGGCGCTTGACCGTACTCCAGGCGTCACCGCCGCCGAGGTCAACTTCGCCAGCCACACCGCCCAGGTGCGCGGCAGCGCCAGCGCCCAGTCCCTCGTCGAGGCCGTAGAGAGCGCGGGCTATGGCGCCTCGCCCATCGAGGATCTGCGCCAGGCCGAGGCGCGGCGCGCCGAGAACGATCAGCAGGCGTACCGCCAGCGCCGACGCGGCAGCCTGCTGGCGCTGGCGCTGGCGGTGCCACTGATGATCGCCATGTTCTTCCATCACCCGGTTCTCAGCGGTGCGGAGCGAGGCGTATGGGCGCTGATCGGGCTGGCGACGCTGGGCGTGCTGGCAGGCCCCGGGCGGCATTTCTTCGTCAGCGCCGCCAAGGCGCTGCGCCACCACGAGGCCAACATGGACACCCTGGTGGCCATGGGCACCGGCACCGCCTGGCTGTACTCGATGACGGTGGTTGCCTTCGCGCCCTGGCTGCCCGAGGCGGCCCACAACCTCTACTTCGAGGCCTCGATCATGATTGTCGGGCTGATCCTTGCCGGCAACGCCCTGGAGCTGAGGGCCCGGGGCCAAACCAGCGAGGCCCTGGGCCGGCTGCTCGATCTGCAGTCCAGCACCGCCCGGGTGATCCGCGATGGCGAAGAACAAGATATCGATATCGATGCCGTGCGCATGGGCGATCGCATCCGCGTGCGCCCCGGCGAGCGCCTGCCGGTGGATGGCGAGGTCGAGGATGGCGAGAGCCACGTCGATGAATCCATGCTCACCGGCGAGCCGCAGGAAGTCGCCAAGGCAGTGGGCGACGAGGTCAGCGCCGGCACCGTCAACGGTCGGGGCAGCCTGATCTATCGCGCCACTCGGGTCGGCGCCGACACCCGCCTTGGCCGCATCACCGATCAGGTGGCCCGCGCTCAAGGCTCGCGCCCGCCGATCGGCGCTCTGGCCGACCGGGTCGCCGGCGTCTTCGTGCCCACGGTGATGATCATCGCCGTCGCCACGGCGCTGGCCTGGTTCAATCTGGGTCCCGAGCCCCGGGTGCTGCATATGCTGATCACCGCCACCGCGGTGCTGATCATCGCCTGCCCCTGCGCACTGGGACTCGCCACGCCGCTCTCGACCATGATCGGGGTCGGCAAGGCCGCCGAGCACGGCGTACTGATCAGAAACGGCGAGGCGCTGCAGCTGGCGAGTCGCCTGACCACCGTGGTGGTGGACAAGACCGGCACCCTCACCGAGGGCAAACCGCGGGTCACCGAAGCCAAGTTCCTCGATGCGCATGGCGACGAGGCCAAGGCGCTTGGCTTTGTCGCGGGTCTCGAGCAGGGCTCCGAGCATCCGCTGGCCGCCGCCCTGCTGGCGCACGCCGAGCAGGCCGGCGCCAGCCCGAGCTCGGTCAAGGACTTCACCAGCGTGACCGGCGGAGGCCTCAAGGCCACCACCGAGCAGGGCCAGGCGCTGCTACTGGGTAATGCCCGCCTGCTCGAGGAGGAAGGAATCGACCTGGCGCCGGGCCAGGCGACCGTCGAGCGGCTCGAAGGACAGGCCCGCACCGTGGTGCAGCTGGCCGTCGATGGCCGACTCATCGCGGTATTCGGCATCAGCGACCCGCTGCGCGAGGATAGCCGTGCGGCCGTTCAGCGCCTGCAGGCCGATGGGCTCAAGGTGGTGATGCTGACCGGCGATAACGCCCACACCGCCGCCGCCATAGGCCGCGAGGTGGGCATCGATGAGGTGCGCGCCGGGCTACTGCCCGAGGACAAGCATCGGGAGATCGAACGTCGGCAGGCCGCCGGCGAGGTGGTCGGGATGGTCGGTGATGGCATCAACGACGCGCCGGCGCTGGCCCAGGCGAACGTCGGCTTCGCGATCGGCCAGGGCACCGACGTGGCGATCGAGAGCGCCGGCATCACCCTGATGAGAAGCTCGCTGCACGGCGTGGCCGATGCCATCGAGATCAGCCGCGCGACCCTTGCCAACATCAAGCAGAACCTGTGGGGGGCCTTTGGCTACAACAGCCTGTGCATCCCGATCGCCGCGGGTGTGCTCTACCCCGCGACCGGCTGGCTGCTGTCGCCGATGATTGCCGCAGCGGCGATGTCGCTGTCCTCGGTCACGGTGGTCACCAACGCCAACCGCTTGCGCCGCTTCCGGCCATCCTTCGAGGCGACGCCTGCCGCATCAGCACCTTCAAGCCCCTCACCCGACACCAACACGCAGGAGGCCCGCTCATGA